The following coding sequences are from one Daphnia pulex isolate KAP4 chromosome 11, ASM2113471v1 window:
- the LOC124208330 gene encoding protein bicaudal D-like: protein MEVGNVEILNLEIERLTRELDQTNSEKIQSAQYGIVLLEEKENLQHRCEELESLFENARHELALTREALARFQNSHKVTTKSGIETEESLLYESAARETSLNSQILDLEADTKHLRLELERVTAERDQLTQQLNDTGKEREVYIFERKTLKAELKELKYRETRLLSDYSELEEENISLQKQVSVLRSSQVELEGDKHELRRLQEELELLNQQNAELAHLRKLAEKQMEEALDALQAEREAKYAIKKDLDARMTSESMFNLSNLAFSIKGLSEEHGASEGEDDGPLLQKLEASFLKTGGVTNDGTEGGDGNNKGGGDLFSEIHLNEVKKLERQLEQVEAEKGMLFQRLRDAQDSSDVARHEAASRHVQLAKLDAYLASLLHLHETVETPTNASEIDRTPSEPSSAPGKSTYLQQLVDKFKHRTALAVRELQQAQQELWALRGASTGQLPTDMEQDFIALKKRLLDTEQKVSVLHSEIAASSESAGDSRATLVALQSELSPLVDDITALTLHLCAAVGIQAGSGSHAGIIRSSTDAGSGPSSLASDVAGPTSIGSEYNKENISPESSVTVTSLQNPTRLLHMLQEQVRLLRRAAEMLVKQSHTKDTPNDLVSDKDRDNFESDVAELQEQIVKLKALLSTKREQIATLRTVVKANKQTAEVALANLKSKYETEKSIVSETMNKLRLELRTLKEEAATFSSQRALFAARCEEYVSENDELGRQLSAAEDEKRTLNSLLRMAIQQKLSLTERLEDLEMDRERSNLRRQPQSTRSTIPAGGARNPAQSQGQGAGSGHRYPPNRVPSAFRDSNSNRDY, encoded by the exons GCACTTGCTCGCTTCCAGAATAGTCACAAGGTTACAACCAAGAGTGGCATAGAAACCGAAGAATCTCTTTTATATGAATCAGCTGCAAGAGAAACATCTCTCAACTCTCAAATCCTTGATCTTGAAGCTGACACAAAGCATTTGCGCCTTGAACTGGAAAGGGTGACAGCTGAAAGAGACCAACTCACTCAACaa TTAAATGATACTGGGAAAGAGAGGGAAGTCTAcatttttgaacgaaaaactTTAAAAGCTGAATTGAAAGAACTCAAATACAGAGAGACCCGCCTTCTTAGTGATTACTCAGAGTTGGAGGAAGAAAACATCAGTCTTCAAAAGCAAGTGTCTGTGTTGAGGTCTTCTCAG GTTGAACTAGAGGGAGACAAACATGAACTACGTCGATTGCAAGAAGAACTCGAGCTGCTCAATCAACAAAATGCAGAGTTGGCGCATTTGCGAAAATTAGCTGAAAAACAGATGGAAGAAGCATTAGATGCCCTACAAGCTGAAAGAGAAGCCAAATATGCTATCAAGAAAGATCTTGATGCAAGAATGACTAGTGAATCCATGTTCAATTTGAGCAATTTAGCATTCAGCATTAAAG gACTATCTGAAGAACATGGGGCAAGTGAAGGTGAAGACGACGGTCCACTGTTGCAAAAACTTGAAGCCTCATTCCTGAAAACTGGTGGTGTAACCAATGACGGGACAGAAGGGGGCGATGGGAACAACAAGGGTGGTGGAGATTTGTTTAGTGAAATTCACTTGAACGAAGTCAAGAAACTAGAAAGACAGCTAGAACAAGTCGAAGCGGAAAAAGGGATGTTGTTTCAACGTCTACGAGATGCCCAAGATTCCTCCGATGTTGCCCGACACGAAGCAGCATCCAGACATGTTCAACTGGCCAAACTGGATGCGTATTTGGCTAGCCTACTTCACCTTCACGAAACTGTGGAAACTCCTACTAATGCTTCG GAAATTGATCGGACACCATCAGAGCCGTCTTCTGCTCCTGGCAAGTCTACGTATCTTCAGCAATTGGTTGATAAATTCAAGCATCGTACCGCGCTGGCTGTTAGGGAACTTCAGCAAGCTCAACAAGAATTATGGGCTCTCCGAGGAGCATCTACCGGTCAACTACCAACTGATATGGAACAAGATTTCATCGCGTTGAAGAAGAGG ttgttagatacAGAGCAAAAAGTGTCAGTTCTTCACTCTGAAATTGCGGCCTCCTCCGAGTCGGCTGGTGATAGTCGAGCTACATTGGTAGCACTTCAGTCTGAACTATCTCCTCTTGTAGATGACATCACTGCCCTTACGCTACATCTGTGTGCTGCCGTAGGCATTCAGGCAGGATCAGGGTCCCATGCAGGAATTATCCGGAGCTCAACTG ATGCTGGCAGTGGACCTAGTAGCTTAGCTTCGGATGTCGCTGGACCAACCTCTATCGGTTCCGAATACAATAAGGAGAACATCTCACCAGAATCCAGTGTTACAGTCACTTCTCTTCAAAATCCTACTCGACTCTTGCACATGCTTCAAGAGCAAGTTCGTCTGTTGCGCCGAGCTGCTGAAATGCTGGTCAAACAAAGCCACACCAAAGACACACCCAACGACTTGGTATCAGACAAGGATCGAGACAACTTCGAGTCAGATGTCGCTGAACTCCAAGAACAAATTGTTAAGCTCAAAG CTTTGCTCTCAACCAAAAGAGAGCAAATTGCCACTCTACGCACTGTCGTCAAGgctaacaaacaaacagccgAAGTTGCACTGGCAAATCTTAAGTCAAAATACGAGACAGAAAAGTCGATAGTCTCTGAAACGATGAACAAACTTCGTCTTGAACTAAGAACTCTGAAG GAAGAGGCAGCTACATTTTCTAGTCAGCGAGCTTTGTTTGCTGCCCGCTGCGAAGAATACGTCTCTGAGAATGACGAGCTTGGTCGGCAGTTGAGTGCTGCTGAAGACGAGAAGCGGACGTTGAATTCGTTGCTACGAATGGCTATCCAGCAGAAACTTTCGCTGACAGAGCGCCTGGAAGATCTTGAAATGGATCGTGAGCGTTCAAATCTACGACGACAGCCTCAAAGCACACGTTCCACTATTCCAGCTGGCGGAGCACGAAATCCTGCACAAAGCCAGGGACAGGGAGCTGGATCTGGTCATCGATACCCTCCTAATCGTGTCCCCTCGGCATTCCGGGACTCCAATAGCAACCGCGATTATTAG
- the LOC124208331 gene encoding F-box only protein 21-like: MDRPGFLSLPNEVLCLIFDSIISLSDLYSVTLTCRRFLEVIRKSNNFWKLKLKVSDTLQRMSSICYPVGEVPLEIMDKLVIGPIPEMVEDILRETIFHKELNENLTIKFYARKMLQHVRARSLEKKLSEWMSSDFQPLLEGAILISQYGQMMEEEDLTNLKSKVEKNLEHIINQVNAELIVDKSDVNHKEKKILACIRQVMFVKMGFQKQILESDSSLHNFYIDKVLERRTGNLLMLAIIYKEVAKRLGIAAIEFVFSNTDDGRLLHLRWSENEDEFICLTLAGGDLNSPGNPANVYVVVPVQQVFRWICNKLIECSQKQDREHDRKIDRKLGSDYAMRFLYVLRSRNLIHFRRLACAIFPSAGTALKYAKTVRTCHPLCGINVEEAIHFLQSIEAFVRSNPHRSSFLDDCLRGQIKAGNFVKNQDVHRRSPSTMFAVGLVVIYTSMFTGGKVVGVIDSRLEGCFHHVLLEGGDSDMLPEYDLELHPQGMVVNHPLIGLHFERFNGRRYIPNAELKALFPDDDAYASSLVG, from the exons atggatcGTCCTGGCTTCCTCTCATTGCCAAACGAAGTTTTGTGCCTCATTTTCGATTCCATCATCAGTTTAAGTGATTTGTACAGTGTAACATTGACTTGTCGTAGATTCTTAGAAGTTATTAGAAAGAGCAACAACTTCTGGAAACTGAAACTGAAGGTTAGTGATACTCTTCAACGAATGTCTTCAATTTGCTATCCCGTTGGTGAAGTTCCCTTGGAAATTATGGACAAGCTAGTCATTGGCCCAATCCCTGAGATGGTTGAAGACATTCTAcgagaaacaatttttcacaAGGAGTT gAATGAAAACTTGACGATCAAATTCTATGCAAGAAAGATGCTGCAGCATGTAAGAGCTAGAAGtctagaaaaaaagttgtcggaGTGGATGTCATCAGATTTTCAGCCACTCTTGGAGGGAGCCATTCTCATCTCGCAATATGGCCAgatgatggaagaagaagatctcaCTAATTTGAAGTCAAAAGTTGAGAAAAATCTGGAACACATCATCAACCAAGTGAATGCTGAACTCATCGTTGACAAATCTGATGTCAACcacaaggaaaagaagattCTGGCCTGCATTCGTCAAGTAATGTTTGTTAAAATGGGGTTCCAAAAGCAAATTTTGGAAAGTGACAGTTCTTTGCACAACTTTTACATTGACAAg GTACTTGAAAGGAGGACGGGTAATTTGCTGATGCTCGCAATTATCTATAAAGAGGTCGCGAAAAGACTTGGGATTGCCGCCATTGAATTTGTCTTCTCAAATACCGATGATGGTCGCCTTCTTCATCTGAGATGGAG TGAGAACGAAGATGAGTTCATTTGCCTAACTTTAGCTGGTGGTGATCTCAACTCTCCGGGCAACCCAGCAAATGTGTACGTGGTCGTTCCTGTCCAGCAAGTGTTTCGGTGGATATGCAACAAATTGATTGAATGCAGCCAAAAACAAGACAGAGAACACGACAGAAAGATTGATCGAAAACTTGGAAGTGATTATGCCATGCGATTCCTCTACGTCCTGCGCTCACGAAACTTGATTCATTTCCGTCGGTTGGCCTGCGCAATTTTTCCATCTGCTGGCACGGCATTGAAGTATGCCAAAACCGTCCGAACTTGTCACCCTCTCTGCGGCATTAACGTTGAAGAAGCCATTCACTTTCTTCAG TCAATCGAAGCTTTTGTGCGGTCAAACCCTCATAGGAGTTCCTTTTTGGATGATTGCCTTCGTGGTCAAATTAAGGCCGGAAATTTTGTC AAAAATCAAGATGTCCACCGTCGGTCTCCTTCAACAATGTTTGCCGTTGGTCTTGTGGTAATCTACACAAGTATGTTCACTGGTGGAAAAGTAGTGGGTGTCATCGACTCGCGATTGGAAGGTTGTTTTCACCACGTTTTGTTGGAAGGAGGGGACTCTGATATGCTTCCTGAAT atgATTTGGAGCTGCATCCACAAGGCATGGTCGTCAACCACCCCTTGATTGGATTGCATTTTGAGCGTTTCAATGGCCGCCGTTACATCCCCAATGCGGAATTGAAGGCCCTTTTCCCAGACGATGATGCATACGCTTCTTCCTTGGTTGGGTAA
- the LOC124208332 gene encoding adhesive plaque matrix protein-like, whose protein sequence is MQVLIVLAAALIATVASNAYYPKPAYPAPAYPSYSKSYDYAAMPYNFAWAVKDDYTYNDYAHQETADDKGYVSGSYRTLLPDGRTQTVTYKADDYSGYVADVKYDGEAKYPTEYKPSAYKPATAYPSSPAYPSSYPAYPAYKPAYKPAYPAPAYPKY, encoded by the exons ATGCAG GTATTGATCGTCCTCGCCGCTGCCTTGATTGCCACCGTGGCCTCAAATGCTTACTACCCCAAACCGGCCTACCCAGCCCCGGCTTACCCATCTTACAGCAAGTCTTACGATTAT GCCGCAATGCCCTACAACTTCGCCTGGGCCGTAAAGGACGACTACACCTACAACGACTATGCCCACCAGGAGACGGCCGATGACAAGGGCTACGTGTCCGGCTCTTACCGCACCCTCCTGCCCGACGGCCGGACCCAGACGGTCACCTACAAGGCCGACGACTACAGCGGATACGTCGCCGACGTCAAATACGACGGAGAGGCCAAATACCCCACCGAGTACAAGCCATCGGCATACAAGCCCGCTACTGCCTACCCCAGCAGCCCAGCTTATCCCTCTTCTTACCCCGCTTACCCCGCATACAAACCCGCCTATAAGCCCGCCTACCCTGCTCCGGCTTACCCCAAATATTAA